The proteins below are encoded in one region of Triticum aestivum cultivar Chinese Spring chromosome 1B, IWGSC CS RefSeq v2.1, whole genome shotgun sequence:
- the LOC123105318 gene encoding putative disease resistance protein RGA3, which translates to MAEFVVKPLVSMLTNKASSYLLDQYKVMNGMEEQRETLKRKLLAILDVIQDAEEKGASRPGVSAWLEALKKVAYEANDAFDEFKYEVLRREAKQKGHYKKLGFDIVSIFPAHNPIVFRYKMSKKLCRIVRKIEGLVREIHDFRFNQTQQAPPSKHWRNTDSIVLDSEKDIVSRSRDEEKKKIVSILVDQASDRDLIVLPIVGMGGLGKTTFAQLVYNDPEIKEHFQLQRWCCVSDDFDVAKIASNICQTNEINREKALQNLQKEVSGKRYLIVLDDVWNEDADKWEKLKTCLKHGAKGSAILTTTRKAQVAQIMKMCIDDSHNLGNLGKVFLMEIFENRAFCLQKPKAAELSDVVEKILDRCGGSPLAAKAFGSMLSNKTRMKEWTDILAKSNTCNEDTKTLPILKLSYDDLPLHMKHCFAFCAIFPKDYDIDVEILVRLWMAHDFIPVKDGENLEKVGREIFDELTWRSFFQEVKLTPRGTYAKSWGEIRSRTVCRIHDLMHDIALSVMGKDCLTIVDRPNEKELLSAGPTRHLFSSYENIRTLLDDYLKKHSPTLQTLLYTYSFTNGSTPHLSKHNHL; encoded by the coding sequence ATGGCGGAGTTTGTAGTCAAACCACTGGTATCCATGTTGACGAACAAGGCGTCCAGCTACCTGCTGGACCAGTACAAGGTGATGAATGGCATGGAGGAGCAGCGTGAGACCCTCAAGCGCAAGCTTCTGGCGATCTTGGATGTCATCCAAGATGCGGAGGAGAAAGGAGCTTCCCGACCTGGAGTGAGTGCTTGGCTCGAAGCACTCAAGAAGGTGGCCTATGAGGCGAACGATGCCTTCGACGAGTTTAAGTATGAGGTGCTCCGGCGTGAAGCCAAGCAGAAGGGACACTACAAGAAGCTTGGCTTTGACATCGTAAGCATCTTCCCTGCTCACAACCCAATTGTATTTCGTTACAAGATGAGTAAGAAGCTGTGCAGAATTGTGCGCAAAATTGAGGGCCTTGTCAGAGAAATACATGACTTTAGATTCAACCAAACTCAGCAAGCACCACCATCCAAGCACTGGCGCAACACAGATTCCATAGTACTTGACTCTGAGAAGGACATTGTCAGCAGGTCCAGagatgaagagaagaagaagattgTTAGTATATTGGTTGATCAAGCTAGTGACAGGGACCTCATTGTCCTACCCATTGTTGGAATGGGTGGGTTGGGCAAGACCACCTTTGCTCAGCTTGTCTACAATGACCCTGAAATCAAGGAGCATTTCCAGCTCCAGAGGTGGTGTTGTGTGTCAGATGATTTTGACGTTGCTAAGATTGCAAGCAATATCTGTCAGACCAATGAGATCAATCGTGAAAAGGCACTGCAGAACCTTCAAAAGGAAGTAAGTGGGAAGAGATACCTCATTGTGTTGGATGATGTATGGAATGAAGATGCTGATAAGTGGGAAAAACTCAAGACCTGCCTGAAGCACGGTGCCAAGGGCAGTGCAATACTGACGACCACTCGTAAAGCACAAGTAGCACAAATTATGAAGATGTGTATTGATGACAGCCACAATCTTGGAAATCTGGGTAAAGTATTTCTGATGGAAATATTTGAGAATAGAGCATTTTGTTTGCAAAAGCCAAAGGCTGCTGAGCTAAGCGATGTGGTTGAAAAGATTCTGGACAGATGTGGAGGCTCTCCTTTAGCTGCCAAAGCCTTTGGATCTATGTTGAGTAACAAGACTCGCATGAAAGAATGGACAGACATACTAGCCAAAAGCAACACTTGCAATGAGGACACAAAAACTTTGCCTATACTCAAGCTCAGCTATGATGACTTGCCATTACACATGAAACACTGCTTTGCTTTTTGTGCAATATTTCCCAAAGATTATGATATTGATGTGGAAATTCTAGTCCGGCTATGGATGGCACATGATTTCATACCAGTAAAGGATGGTGAGAATCTTGAAAAGGTAGGCAGAGAAATTTTTGACGAGCTAACTTGGCGATCATTCTTTCAAGAGGTCAAGCTAACCCCCCGAGGAACGTACGCAAAATCCTGGGGGGAGATCCGTTCCAGAACAGTATGCAGGATACATGATCTTATGCATGACATTGCCTTGTCTGTTATGGGAAAAGATTGTCTTACTATAGTTGACAGGCCTAATGAAAAGGAGTTGTTGTCAGCAGGCCCTACTCGCCACCTGTTCTCATCATATGAGAATATCCGGACTCTTTTGGATGATTATCTGAAGAAACACTCTCCCACTCTTCAGACACTGTTGTATACATATAGCTTCACTAATGGCTCGACACCACATTTGTCGAAGCACAATCATCTGTGA